The genomic window CTGATAACGCTCCTGGTGAAAGTGCCTAGGATCTTTTGAATGAGGAAACAAGAGGTTGGCGTGATCGTTATACCCTTTTACTGTCTTAGCAAAACAGTGGTGGCTGTAAGTCACATAAATGGTGTATTGACTCCCATCGGAGAAGGCATAAACAACCTGATGAGCATCTAGATGCGATAAAGCCCATTTATCAAAACAGCCCCACTGCTGGATCGCAGTATCATTGGGCCCGAAGTTAAATTTATTCATTATTCTTCCAAAAACTAATTCCAACCAGGCAGAGCCAAAACACACTATCGGCTTTTTACGTTATTGAATCTTATGTCTTTGCTCCATTCGCAGTAGAAGATGGAGGCTTGGTTTGGGTATTACAGAATTCTCGAAAACGCTCAATATCTGCATAGGCCCCAATATCCAGAAGACGCTCCTGAAATCGGGCATACAAAACATCCTGTACAAAACCACTTTCCCACATACTTTCCAGCGCAATGTTGGGGTTCAACAGCAACACATAATGAAAATCACCAGAGGCCCCTTCACGGGTCGCAATAAAATTCAACTCTTTCAGCTTTTTCATGCGTCGGCGCCAGGTATCCACCGCTCGCTCTCCTGAGAACCCAGCTTCCGACGCAAAGGTCGCAGGGTTCTCAACGGTTACTAAAGGATGGTCCGGCGAGCGGGCCCATAAACAAAACAGAGTATGGCCAGCTGGCTTACCTTTGGATTGGGCATCAATGGCCTGCATGACTATGGGTAACGTTTTGGGGATAGAGGCATACCCATCATTCTGTTTACGGTGCCACAGCAAAGCTGCTGGAAAATTAGGGAACAATACCGCCATCTGTTGTTGTGCCCGCTCAGACATTTTGGGCCGTCGCCTTGCTGTCTGTTTTACGTTTGCCATTAAGCCATCTCCCGATTCATCCAGAGCTATGATAGTGGTTTTAAAATGACCATCAATGAGTCGATACGCACTCTATACAACGTATATTAACCTACTTGAATTGCCATAAAAAATTATTAAATAAGCTTTATATATCACTATTTGTTTAATTTAGTTTGCGCCATATAGCGCAATAAAAATATTTATATTTGTTATATTTCAATATCTTAATATGTATTTTCGGTGCTCAACGTTCTCTAGTGCTATTCGTTCTCAATGTGCTCACCGTGCTCTTGGAGGTAGGGGTATGGGGAAGGAGGGCTGAACAACCGCATGAATCCAAACGAAGTTGAGAAAAACAGATAGCTAAAGGGCATTACTTTTTGAACGATTTGAGTGGATTTGGGTATTTTTGAGTTGTTTGGGTGGTTTTGAATGGTTTTTGGTGTAGCATTAGTTTTACTACTTACCTTTTGTTGGCGCTATTCGGTTAGCTCCCCAACTTGAGGCGAAAAAACCGTCCCTGTGGCGGTTTTTTCATGTCTGGGGATTCCTTTTTGAAAACCATTGTTTACGTAGACGGCTACAACCTCTATTTCAGCCGCCTTAAACACACACCTTATAAATGGCTGGACCTGTTCACCCTGTTCCAACAGTACATTCTCCGGCCCCAGAATCCGGCATCCGAGCTGCTCTGCGTGAAATACTACACCGCCGACATCAAGGCCAAATTTGCTAGCCATGGACAGGCCGCCAGCCAAGCCCAGCAGCAATACCACCGAGCCTTGCAGTCTCCCCGCACAGCCCCTGTCGAAATCATTAAAGGCTACTACTCCGAGAGCAAGGCCACGCCGATGCGTTACAAGAAACCGCCGGATAAAGGCGACAAGGTTGAGGCCTGGAAGCTGGAAGAAAAGCAGACCGACGTGAACCTAGCTCTGGATATTTATCGTGACGCCATTCGCGGTCACGCCGAACAGCTGGTAGTTTGCACCAACGACACAGACATTGTGCCGGCCCTCAAGCGGGTACGGGAGGATGCATCGGAACGTACCATCGGCGTGGTTTTTCCTCATTATCCGACCCTTGAACAACGCTCCCCGTCAACGGATCTGAAGAATCTGGCCAACTGGGTACGTCACCATATCAATGACACCGAGCTGGCTGGAGCCCAGTTTCCTGATCGAGTGCCTACTCTCAAAAAGCCTGTCGACAAACCTAAGTACTGGTGAACTGCACCATCTAGTGACCTCATAGCTGAAGCTCTTTGTTCTACTATTGACTCAACAACGACCGCACGCTGACTTTTCAAAATTGCGTATTTTCTAAAACCTATGCAGGAAAAACATGCTTAAAAAAATCATCGGCGGGGGACAAACTGGTGTCCGATCGCGCTGCCCTGGACGCCGGGTTGAAACGCAATTTCCCGATTGGTGGGGCTTGCCCGGTGGGCAGAATGGCGGAAGATGGCGCGATTGACTTGAAATATCCGCTGGAAGAAATCGGCGGCGGGTACCGTGCCCGTACCCGGAAAAACGTTGAAGAGGCCCAGGGAACGGTCCTGTTTTACCACCGATATCTCCAGGGTGGGACCGAACTGACGGCCGCGTTCTGTATCAAGCAGGGGAAACCCTATAAGCTGATCGACATTGAAATGATCGATGAAGTACGTGCCGCACAGTCCCTGCAGGCCTTCATTACCGACCATCATATTGAAGTTTTGAACGTTGCCGGACCACGCCATAGCGGCTGCCCAGCCATGTATTCGTACGTTAAAATGACCCTGGATCGGGTGATCAATACACCCTGCTAGGCTCAAATACAGATCGATAGAAGGGATCAAAATGCTTCAGGCAAGCAACGATATAGACCACAAAATCACGCATGCAGAGTATTTAAAGATGAGTTTGCCTGAAAAAATCCAGGCGGATAAAACGCATCCCTTCATCTGTGTGTACTGCAAAAGCCACTTTACCTGGCAATCCAAACCCTGTGATTGCCAGAAACCGGAACCGGTCTAAGGCTTTTTTCCGCAGGTTTGAATTTACATTTTATCGTTTTTATTCACGCCGGGGCCGGTCAGCTGTGCATACAGCGCTTTCGTTTTTGCGTCCGGTTCAGCCCACAAAGCTTCGCCCAACTCTTCCAGGTACACCTCTTGCTCCTCGAAAGTTAAATCATCATAGGCAATCTGGGCAGTGAGTGCGGCCTTTATCCGCTCGTAATTGAATGCAGGTGATTGCTCAATCGTCCGTCCTATTCTAGCCCAATGCTCGATCTGGTTTGCCAGAGAGCGGCCACTGATCAGCCTTTCATTCTCTGCAAGATGGATCATTTCGTCGGATATTTTCACGGTTCTGGGCATGTGGAAATCCTCTTTAGCGTCTCCGGAAAGCACCACTTTTCAGAGAAATAAAGTCTGACTTAGTGACGTCATGGCTGCAATCAGTGTCCGTTTCATCAGATTTGCTGGTACTTCGTGTTGCCGGAATGCTATTTTTTATCCGGTTGAAACTGGATTTGAACAAACCTTCTTTTATTCGCTATTTTACTTTATAAATCAATAGTATACGATCAATTTAAGCACGCACACTTTACGATAAACATGCAAAATGATGATTGATTTATCCTTGTAAAACAGCAGCTTAACTGGGAGCACAGCATGTGCATCCGGTGTGAAAGAAATATTGGCTCGTAATCTGTCTATAGCCTTTTATCTGGTGGTTCTTGGTCTACTCATTGCCCCAT from Ketobacter sp. MCCC 1A13808 includes these protein-coding regions:
- a CDS encoding NYN domain-containing protein, producing MKTIVYVDGYNLYFSRLKHTPYKWLDLFTLFQQYILRPQNPASELLCVKYYTADIKAKFASHGQAASQAQQQYHRALQSPRTAPVEIIKGYYSESKATPMRYKKPPDKGDKVEAWKLEEKQTDVNLALDIYRDAIRGHAEQLVVCTNDTDIVPALKRVREDASERTIGVVFPHYPTLEQRSPSTDLKNLANWVRHHINDTELAGAQFPDRVPTLKKPVDKPKYW
- a CDS encoding putative molybdenum carrier protein, giving the protein MSDRAALDAGLKRNFPIGGACPVGRMAEDGAIDLKYPLEEIGGGYRARTRKNVEEAQGTVLFYHRYLQGGTELTAAFCIKQGKPYKLIDIEMIDEVRAAQSLQAFITDHHIEVLNVAGPRHSGCPAMYSYVKMTLDRVINTPC
- a CDS encoding TA system antitoxin ParD family protein; translated protein: MPRTVKISDEMIHLAENERLISGRSLANQIEHWARIGRTIEQSPAFNYERIKAALTAQIAYDDLTFEEQEVYLEELGEALWAEPDAKTKALYAQLTGPGVNKNDKM